In SAR202 cluster bacterium, one DNA window encodes the following:
- a CDS encoding alpha/beta hydrolase — MSVATLNGINIFYEIVGNGPPVVFIHGGYGGADSTVMPRDDSW, encoded by the coding sequence ATGTCTGTAGCAACTCTTAATGGCATAAATATATTTTATGAAATTGTAGGTAATGGCCCCCCTGTTGTATTTATTCATGGTGGTTATGGTGGTGCGGATTCTACCGTAATGCCAAGAGATGATTCATGGG